In the Silene latifolia isolate original U9 population chromosome 1, ASM4854445v1, whole genome shotgun sequence genome, ccaactttttaagtttgtgtacattataTCCTCCATGTTTGATTTTTATGCACAACATACCCTTTTTGTCGCtgtaaaaaaactcaattgcgcataactcctagaCCGGAATTCTGAATCGACcaatttttttttcctaaaatgattatctcatcataatctacgatttgtgaaaaaaaaattgtcgactgacattttatagggttttttttaacgaaaatctcaaatcaaccatatcttcaatcttaaatttccgaatgaccattttcgttttatcaatctatagatctcgaagagatattcaatttgaaaaaaaaaattaatcaattCCGATTTGTGGTCTATAATTTATgaccaattgaaaattttaaaaacgataaaaaggcaagttgtgcttgaaaatcaaatttcaaggatattatgtgcacaaacttaaaaagttgggtaccacgtgaaaaatgacaaagtttgagggtaccacgtgaattttcccaAAATTCATTTAGTTTCAATTCATACACCTCTCACAAACTTAGAAATAATGTACACACATGTAGCAATATTTCTACTTGACTAGCATTTCAAAAGATACAGACTAACAAATCTCATCTTAATGCCTACGCCTAAAATCGCCATTAGAGCAGAAATAAGAGCTTTAGTTAAAAACAAAAACTTAACTGCATTTCATGATTCCTCTTGACGAGCTTCTGCAGCAGCTATCTCAGAATCTAACTTGTTCAGAAACTGCTCACTGACATGTTTAGTTACAGAGATCATGTCATGGATTACGCTAGGATCCAGACCCGCCCCACCACGCTTGGTTAGGCCACAAATATGACCTTGCCGGTTTACAGAGACGGAAATAGCTGAACTCATTTGGGATTCTTCCTCTTCAGTTGCATCAACTATGTAGTGTTTTCCTACctaaacaaaaatcaaaattgacATTCAAATAGTGTACAAGCCAAATAAGAAATAACGAGCCTATTCAAATCCTCCATCTTATTTATATTGTTCTCATTTGACTTTGGTCATCAACCAATGTCGACTATGGTTGCTAGTATCTTCAAATATATGTACAGTTGCAGTGAAAAACTAACATAATTGTTTTTTCAAGTACACAATTTACTTAATCATGTACTCCGTACTTTTTTTCATAATATTTCCATACTCTAACCTTCCCTTAACAAAAAATACCAAATTTTCTATTTTGTCCTTTATAAAAACATAATCAAATTTATCccaaaattttcgatttttaaatctcAATCCTCATAATAAACAGCTAAGTagttagttttattaataaattaCATTAGTTTTTGTTTGGATTAAGttgatttaatatttattttctaCAGTTGGGTTTCGATTTTTTTCAATTAGGATTTTTTTCAATTAgggtacatccgacccccccttaccccgcaatttgcgggagccattttggcactggggtaatgttgttgttgttgtagggtTTATACAGTTCTCGACGccattttcatcttgggtcattcggaaacagcctctttgtgttgctaacacaagggtaaggctgcgtacaaccgacccccccccccctaccccgcaatttgcgagagccattgaggcactggggtaattttgttaattttgttgttttgttgttgtagGGGTTTATGGGAAGGGGTAGTAGTGGGGATGAGGTGGTGGTCGATAGGGGCTCGCGGTTTCTGCTGGTAGATGACAGACGGGGAGGCAGGGGTGGCTACAGGGAAGAGCGTTGGTGAGGGATCGACCACAAATTACGTGCGTTTACATTGTCCACAAATTTGATCATATAGTCATATAACAATGACTTTTAAAACTAGTGGGTTCCTTGCTTTTACACAATCTTTGATTTTTAGAGTGCTTGTTTGCCACGGTGTATAACTTAACTAAATTAATAATGGTGTTATCATCATATCATTCATATGGCAGCGATTATTCATCCATTTGCTGAACACATAGCATACTTTGCTAGTTTGCTCTCTTTGGGATTTTTGTGCTGACAATCCTATAAAGTAGACATGGCTCAATTGATGCCTTGGGTGGTGGTGAGGTGGAGAGGTGAGGGGTAGTGGTAAAGAGACTCGGCTGTGGGTGTTACCGTAGGGTAGGCGCGGCAGTAGTGGTCCGAAAGAGGGTGGTGGTACAAAAGAGGTTTGTGAGTAGCTTAGTGGAAGTGGTAAAAAATGAGGATTATGGAAAACATGTACAggattgagtaaatcatgtacaGAGCATAACCCAAAACTAATCATGTTTGATTTAACAATGATCATATTATCATTTTAAGAAGCTATATGCGGCTATCTAGCCTCTAGTGTGTACAGCAATATAATAGCTGTCAAAGTTCACGCCATTCTACCAAAGTCCAAATAGCGACCATATATATAGGATAGAAGGGGTAATCTAGATGATAAAGAGAGTTTAAAACCTTTGTCAATGTAATTATAACAGGGACTGCGGAAGTGTCAAACTGTAGAAATTCTTCGTCACTGACATCAATTTCTGGCTGATCACTTGAAGAACTAGCGTCAGCAGCAAGGACCTGAACTCGGGGCACTCCCGTGTCGCTCAAAGCAGCCTGCACAAACACAAGAGTTCAGTCCATTACGCAGATGCTCCATTGCACTCTAACACCTAAATAGATGTAACGATAGTGTTGGGAATAGTATCACAGTGACAGCTTCAATGGATTTGATGCaatatattactccctcctagtcaatcatttcttccctctttccttttcgaagctagtcggattttcttccctctttccttttttagaATGTTTTATGTGGTCTAAATTTAATTGAATGTGGGGTAGAGGGTtctgtgtggtccaaaatcaattccttatttcttgtgcaaagtGGAAGGGGAAGAAATGAGTGAtcaggagggagtatatattactTTGGGTTCCTTTTTTACCGAAACTCTCTATTGTTTTCCACCCTACCCGTGCATCTAAATAGCAAGAACATGAATTCTCCGAATGAGGAAAAGTCAGACTGGCAAAAAAAGAATTGTCATCAACTTGAAGCAAATCAATATTACATAGTAAGAGTGGGATACGAGGATAGCAGTTGGAGAGACAGAGCAAATTTCTCTTTTAGTCCAACTAATTTCAAAATCTGCCAAAGGGTTGGAATTATATCGCCTAAAACCTTTATATCCGCATATGAGAGGTTAAGTGCGAGCAAATGAAATGCCAAAATTTGATTAAGTAGATAAGCGAGTAATACCTTGATACCTGCACCTAAGGCATCCAGCAAATTCCCATCAGAACTGACCACAAGGCAGTCTATATATAAATCCCAACAAGTCTTTCCCTCCACAATGCATAGAGATGAAAGATCAATTCCAGCCCCTGAAAAACCGCATCAGAATCATtgccataaaattaaatctaggtTACAGTCACGGTCACAGTACCAACTCCTACGAACTAATCTCGCTAAATGTGGCTAATATCACCTCAAAATGCAGCCGCAGCAATTTTTAAGAACTTGACAAAACATTTGCATTTTGGTTTTGACCTTAATTTAAAATAATGAATTTATTCATTGCAATATCCTTAATCAACCATTAATGTATTGATGATATAACAAATATCATTCGAACAAAATTCCTACCAGCTCCACTTTTACTTCCCAATAGGCCTCGCTGTAGAGCAAGTGCCAGTTCTGACGACAATTCTTCACCTCCTTTGCCCTGTTACATGTGCTAATACTCAGTAACTGATGACTGACAATTTAAGAAAGTTATCCAAACAAGGAATCGAATAAACGGGACACTAAAATAAAGGGCGCAAGTAATAAGTGGGTGACACTCAAGAGTTCGACACAATCATTATACTAAAAGGGCACAAGTAAAACAAATGCTTGAAAGAGAGGATGAGATCAGGTGTTCAATTGCTTCTAGGAGAAGCTAGAAACTTAAACAAAAAAGAATCCGCAGTCACTGAGATCTTGTAAAGAAGAAGATAACACAGCAAAACTATGTTAACGCCGTCGATCATTTCAGACTTTAACAGATCAGGGGAACTTAGCATCAACAACTTGAGTTAAAGATAACACACATTTATGATTTATCCGAAACAGAGCTATAACCTGATACATTGGTGCAGCTGTTGCACTGCAATCAACGTGTATTGAAACCTTTCCATGATCAGGTCTAGAAGAACTAGGTCTACCAAGTTCAGCCTGCAATTCACCTTAAATACATTATGACCAACCTTAAACTAAACGAAGTAAAAATAAAATACatcacaatcatttgtttactttttttaaTTCTTTGTGACGGGTATTATAACCAAGGCAGACAAATGATTGGGACGCACGGAGTTTCAAAGAAAAGTAACCTATGTTACCTTCACACTTGCAATAACATCAGTTCCCCCTATCTTGATTCTAGCCGACCCATTCGCCTATCATAGATTCAGTGGCAAAAACAAAGATCAACTTGTACCCCAATTATACAACAATGCAACTAACTAATGAAATCACCCTAAAAACTATGAGTATTCAGTTTCGACAAAAACTCGAATCCCACAATGAAAAAGCAGTCATTTCTGCAAGAAGGATCAAGTTACCTGCGGAATGACACCGGTTTCAACATTAACGGAGCGGTAAGATAATCGCTTACGGCCATCACAACGAAGGTCTTGAGCAATCCCACCCCGTATGAAATTTATTTCTCCTACCGATAGTCTTACCATTCTATCAAACACTGTAAAGAACTACTCCAATTTTAATtcaaacattaaaataaatatttacTCCTTTCAACCCCGTCATTTGttaacttttggttttggcacaaagactaagTATTGAAACACTAATTgatggaataggtaaacaaatgagcgGGGCGGAGGGAGTACAATTTTACAAAGCCAAACCAacgaaaataaaaaagaaaacgaaaaataCGAAGTAGAGAGACATATTACCTTGATTGAAGAACGACTTGTACTGAGTTGGTTGGAAATTAGGGTTGATTTGAGGATTTGGGAAGACGATTTGTGCTGGGTTGTTTGGAAATTCAATAATTCCTCTATAAAACCGATTTAAAACCAAATGATATTTTAGTTAAATTAGCCCACTCAATTGTGTTTAGCCTAGATTGTAAAAATGTTTTTGGACTTAAAAATATTTTTTGGCCGAACACATCATTTTataaaagttaaaaaaaaattctcaaaaactaaaaatcaatttttttacCCATAAAAATCCCCCAACcaactaagagaataaaaattctcttagttttccctctaaaaggcatctagctaaataaggtaacaagtaaaaaattcattacattattatcttatcaatcaatatatattcttataattaaactctaatATTTTAATTAAGATTCATACTTatgagtttttctttaaaatctAGAATTTATTATGCATTCATTTCCATTTCcataaatattatttttcatCCGTTACATCTAAAATTACGGTGCTGTTTCGCCTTGCTTATGGAAAATGACTTTTCCTTTTTAAAAGGAGTTTATTCACAAGTTACTTTTCGGAAAAAATTTAGTTGTTTGACCATACTTTTGTAAATGTagtttttcacaaaatttatatgtttgacctaactagtttaacacaacttttgtttgcttatttggttctttatgtaaaaagtagaagtagaagtagtaaatatctacttctccttttgggggtgaataatcagtttttgacttctcaaaagcacttttaaaactctctaatttaccatgtttggccaggctactactttttcaattacaaaagcactttttaagcttggccaaacagcacctaCGCAAACCTGCTTCTTATGCAgtctttaacataattattgtcatcacttacaccctaaaattacgtaaatctatttcttatattatccttcatcggttacactctaaatatggtgtatattttaaaggacgtaacaatttttatgtatttttttattaaaagTAAGAAAAATATTAGTCTAATTATTCATAAATCATCTTTTTAAGTGCATAGTATATTGTTTTTACCTGTTTTTGTTATTAAGTTATATGcgttttaattagattttacatttttacatcgttaatttgtaatttaatgtcataaattagtttcatgcaatgaTATATCATTACAGAGTTAATTTTTATAGTAAAGTAATAAtggtttaagacaaaaataacttaacttaaagtgtcttttgatggtactaaactttaatttttctaGATTTTACTACGattatattagtacattataacattaaatgtacagttaatttatgcaattaatttaacgagaatgtctctttataaaacaaaactaaaaaataccTTGCTGTAGCACGGGGATCTACACTAGTAGAAACATCAATTTGATACTTCtatttttaaaacacttttaaaaaATCAAGCTCAAAAACCAAAAACTCTTTTTTGAGAATTCAGGCCAAACATGCTCTAACTTCCAGCAATAACCACTCTCAATAATAAAAGGACATTAAAATGTCTTTATAATATGATTTCACAATATTGTAAAACCGTTTTATAAGATACTTGCTCTTGGAAATTAGGGCTAATTTAAGGGATTTTGGTGTAATTGAGATACCAGTTTTACAAGAGACTTGCTTTTGGAGATTAGGGTGAATTTGAGGGATTTTGGTGTAGTTGAGATTTGAGAGGTacgtttaattatttttttttacatATATATATTTTAAATATTAAGCGGAGTTAGAAATTGTATATACAGTTTTAATCTTGCTCGACCCGGAGCTTCTTAATACGATTTTTCTAACATCCTATCACATATAAGAAAATTAGAGCTAGTCATGCGTCGGCCCGTAGATATAATTTATAAAAGAATTAATTAAcaggaataatccaaactatgggGTGCCTTCCTATATTAATCCACACTTTGATTTAACCTACTATAATCCTCACAATAACACTCTCTTTCCCATAACACACTTAGTCATTTTTTTGACCTGTTGAAACCGGTTACTCTTAATATTTCTattaacaccccccccccccccctctttttCTTCGACACTCCTCCTTTCTTCTacaactttttttttctctctcttttttttctctctctctctctctctctctctctctctctctctctctctctctctctcttcctcccCTTATTCTTCTACCTTTTTTTTTCGATACTAAGCTCTTCATCCCTCTTTCTAGCTCTGTAAAATCAATGAAGAAGAAGTTATCATATGCAAGTTCAAGTAATTCAAAAGTGAATGATGGTGTTTTTTGCAAGCATAATTTAAGGGCAGTGTTGAAGACGATTAAGAATGGTTCACATGTAGGCAGGAATTTTTATGGGTGTCCTCTTTGGCCAGTAAGAAATTTAATttgtttgtatttaattttagtaATTAAATTGATTTTGAAGGTCTTAGTTTCCCTCATCATGTAGGATAATGATTGTGGGCTATTTCAATTTGAGGATGATTACTTATTTGGGAAAACTTCTGGCGCAAGAGGATTTGAATCTGACGATTTGGAGAAGATGATTTTGAAAGAGAAAGTGAAAAAGCTGGAGGATAAGAAGGAGAATTTGAAAAAGCTTGTAGTGGAATTAAGGAATGAAGTTAGGAAACATAGCAAAGGGGAGAAGATTGCTTTGATTGTGTTAATTGTTTCATGGATATTTTTTGCAATTTGTCTTTGTATTAGTAGGATATGAACTCCTATGAACTAAGTAATGTTATTTCAGTGTAATAGCTTTTGAGGTTGTAATGGATATTTTTTGCAATTTGTGTTTGTTTTAGTAGAATTAAGGATTGAAGTTCAATGTAATAGCTAAAATTAAGGATTGAAGTTCAATGTAATAGCTTTTGAGGTTGTAATGAAAAGTTTGACATTGATTTGAAAATAATGCCATTGTTCACTGACATTCATTACAAGCGAAAACCGTAAGTTTGCAAATACATGGCAAAAGCCAACATACTGCCATAACTGCTATTGCCATAACTGACAGGCCAAAACCTAACATACTGCCATAACTAGAAGTGTTCTTAGCATACTAAATTTTATACATAACTACAACCAACACTTTAGGGCTTGTTGATTGATGCTTGAGTGGGCTGACTTGAAACTGAAGTTGGAGCTTCCTGTATCATTCTTGGTCCCCTCCTATTGCCTGGTGGGTTAGTGAAGGCATTTCCCTGGCCATCTATTAGAACTCCAACACCTTGGGGTGCCTGAAAGGAAAACAATGTTATAGATAACAGTCCTTATTGTTAAAGCAAAAGAAAGACAAAGAGATTTGAGCATCAATGTTACTAGTCCTCTGCCACCTCTGTTCCCTCTCCCACCACCTCTACCACCTCCTCTTCCTCCCCTACTTGTTCTTATACTTCTTCCACCCCTCCCCAATCTTGTTGGCTGAGCAGTTGCCCCATGGTAAGATGTAGAAGCAATGTTCATCAGAACATCATACCTGGCAGTGGCAGTCACAGTACTCCTAAGTCTATCCATACCTCTTTTTGGTGGTGGTGGCAATACCTTGTCCTTATCTGGGCATTTTCTTTTGTTATAGGATTTGGACTTGCAAACAGAACAAGTTATCTCAATCCCATGCTTAGTCAACCTCCCACTTTTTTTTGGATCCTCATGAGGATCccttcttctcttcttccttGGCCTGCCAGGGCCAACTTTGATGGGAGGGGGATTTAAAGGTAGGTCAACCTTTGGCCAATATTTTTGACCTGGACAAGGGGCAATGCACTCACTATAAGCTCTAAGGTATGCATCTTTTTTGTACAAGTCAATCACATAGTCTTCTGGCTGACCATGGATGTCAAAAATGGCTGCAGCAGCATGACTACATGGGATCCCAGTCAAGTCCCATTTTTACAAGTGCAGGTTCTCTTCTCTAAGTTCATACTTACCTCATCTATGTCAATTTTCACTTGGAAAACAGTAGCTGATCATGGTAACACATAATACTCTGCAGATTTCTCTTTCTCCTCTTCTAGTTTTTGCTGAACTCTTGGACATACAATGATGGCTTTCCTCTCCATTTCAGCTTTCTTAACTACCAATCTCTTCATCATGGCTGATCTTATGTCTTCAAGCATATAGATCAAATGCTTAGACCTAGCTTCTATGATGTAAGCGTTGAATGTTTCAGCCATATTACTAACAATGACATCACACTTGGTTGTGGTATCCACAAAAGCCCTACAGAACAAAGATGGATTACAAGCTACAAAAGCATCTGCTACCTTAGGATCAACCTCCCTCAACTCATCCAAAGCCAAGTTGTAGTCAGACATATTGTATGCTTTGGCACAACTCCAAAACAATAGCCTCATTTCATCACCTTTATAGGATTTTTGCCAGTTGGCAAATATGTGCCTAGCACAAATCCTATGTTCAGCCTTTGGAAATTCCTGAGAAACCATGGTAACTATGCTCTACACATCATGAAACATATAAGCAATGTTAAATGAATCGGAAATTAACATTGGAGAACATAATACAGATTGGTTCAATAGTCAGAGGATATGGTCTTACCTTATGTTTATCTGAGATGATAGTCCAACCCTTACCATTTGCCTCTCCTAGGGTGttcttgtaatactccgtatttatgagtctttgggtactctatcgagtaggccttactctgtcgagtaagggtaagttgcgtttaagaaaagtttctgacctgttgggtactcgatcgagtagctatgatactcgatcgagtagggggggtactcgatcgagtaccttgggtactcgatcgagtagccggttttacggggagttttctcgggttttgttaattatgcgattaagatatataaccttccgtcattgtttctaaatcacttttgcaaaacctaatttactgtttaagagagaaagcaagcaagttcaccatcttaatcgcattgttagcaattcctggagtttgggaggtcggttctcatcgttggttataccgttgagttccttgcgtcgagggtaagatctatgtaccctttttattgtctttcctttaatttggttaaaccctaatatagggatttgggggtttttgagtagtatgtgatttggtagcatttatatgttgtatgataggaggagggttcatagaggaagctttttgatacgcggaagagagaccgtctgacagtgtgctttccaggtaggatttcctactcagtattagtcccataatgggatgattgttggttgatgtgttgagattgattgtgtgatatagtaattgtattatgacggttgtgattgcgattgtgattgcgattgttgtctgtggttctcgaggcgtgtcctcggctgagtggggtcacttacgggagtggcttcacgccctagtttcgctatacgtggaacccgccacgaagggatgtgcacattaatggacggggttatcgctcactatgtggagcggggatttggtgggtacggctgcggtcccccactggcgggtgggtccagtggacgatcggtgattgagatgattggaattggttggttgtgtgtgtgtgagttaatttgtttgtttatcttattgttgatatatatatattgagttgtgtgattaatcgaccggttgttgttttgtaaactgcggtgatccattcggggatggtgagcagatattgagcaggtatgagatgagtcttgggatatttgggattgccacgacatgatgataggagtcttcagctgtagcttattagtttatttacctttcagttagaacagtcagtttgagaacatgtattacacttttggtttggttttgagaattgtaactcttcactaagtatttatatttaaacgttgtttcttcattgtttatttgattatcattgactcgggtaaccgagatggtaatatcttcatacctgagtggtcctggcaaggcacttggagtataggggtgttacagttCTTCAATTGTTGAAAGAACCACTCGTAGCTATCATTGTTTTCTCCTTCTACTATAGCCCAGGCAAGAGGATACATCTGTTCATTTGCATCTCTTCCAGTGGCAGCTATCAATTGCCCTCTCAAGAAAGTTTTCAGGAAGCAGACATCCACACACAACACCTTCCTACAACCCCTTACCAAGCCTTGCTTCAATGCATCAAAGCATACAAAAAACTTATGAAAAACTGGAATTTTTCCTGGAATTGTAGACAAGATAAACACATTGTTTGGCTCTTCATCTCTGAGAGCCTGAATATAACTCCCAAGTTTGCTGTAGTGCTCTTTCATAGAGTCGTGTAACATCTTATGAGCAAAGTACTTAGCCTTATATGCAAACCCTTTTTTGATGATGATTTTATAAGCTCTCCTCACTGTCTCAATTATTTCAGAAGCTGGCCAATGAGGCCTAACTTTGAAAACTTCAATAAACTGCTTAGCTAACCAACTTAACTTCAATTGCCTATTTCTTTCCATATTTTTATGACAAGTGTGGTGAGGATCAACAGATTTCACAATTATACAAGCACTTGCATTATCCCAACTTtcatataatttgaagggacaacCAGGGACACACCTAACTCCTAGCCTTTGACCCCTTGCCTTATGACTCTTATTAAAAGTTAAATTTCTACCCTGAGCTATAGCATACCTTGTAACACATTCCCTGAAAACCTCCCTATTTGGAAATCTAATGCCAACAGACCATCTAAGTTTCTTCAAATCGATTTCTCATCAACTACAGGAACACAAGACTTTTTCCTCTTATCTGGAACAGGTTCATCATCACTTTCATTAGGAGTATGGATTTCATCTCCACTGTTGTCATAATCACTCACTCTCCCTTCATTTTCAAAGAATCGTATTTGTAATGTGACATTCTTCTCTTCGATCGCCAAAGCTTTAGATGATGCTTCCAACTGAAGTTGCTTTGCAATTTTCAAAGCATTAGCATTCCACTTCttaaccttttcccttgctaggACCACCTCCTCATCTGAGTTCCCATCTGATAACACTTCATTCTCAATTAAATTCTCAACAACAACCTCATTgaactcatcaaattcattcaccTCACCAGTTGTAGTCACCTCACCATATTCATTCACCTCATCAGATTCATTAAACTCATCATCACTTACAGCATCATCCTTATCACTGTTACTTTCATCATCTGTGAAATCATCATCTTCATTACCAGGGTCATCACTCTCACTCAAGTCATCCCACTCAAAGTCTTCAATGACATTAATCCCAGCTTGATCTGCTTCTTCCTCATAAGTATCAAAGAAATCTGCTATTCTAAGATCATTGCAATCATATGAGGTTTCACCATAATCTAAACAGCtggtttg is a window encoding:
- the LOC141614223 gene encoding uncharacterized protein LOC141614223 encodes the protein MVRLSVGEINFIRGGIAQDLRCDGRKRLSYRSVNVETGVIPQANGSARIKIGGTDVIASVKAELGRPSSSRPDHGKVSIHVDCSATAAPMYQGKGGEELSSELALALQRGLLGSKSGAGAGIDLSSLCIVEGKTCWDLYIDCLVVSSDGNLLDALGAGIKAALSDTGVPRVQVLAADASSSSDQPEIDVSDEEFLQFDTSAVPVIITLTKVGKHYIVDATEEEESQMSSAISVSVNRQGHICGLTKRGGAGLDPSVIHDMISVTKHVSEQFLNKLDSEIAAAEARQEES
- the LOC141590008 gene encoding uncharacterized protein LOC141590008, with the protein product MERNRQLKLSWLAKQFIEVFKVRPHWPASEIIETVRRAYKIIIKKGFAYKAKYFAHKMLHDSMKEHYSKLGSYIQALRDEEPNNVFILSTIPGKIPVFHKFFVCFDALKQGLVRGCRKVLCVDVCFLKTFLRGQLIAATGRDANEQMYPLAWAIVEGENNDSYEWFFQQLKNCNTPILQSIVTMVSQEFPKAEHRICARHIFANWQKSYKGDEMRLLFWSCAKAYNMSDYNLALDELREVDPKVADAFVACNPSLFCRAFVDTTTKCDVIVSNMAETFNAYIIEARSKHLIYMLEDIRSAMMKRLVVKKAEMERKAIIVCPRVQQKLEEEKEKSADHAAAAIFDIHGQPEDYVIDLYKKDAYLRAYSECIAPCPGQKYWPKVDLPLNPPPIKVGPGRPRKKRRRDPHEDPKKSGRLTKHGIEITCSVCKSKSYNKRKCPDKDKVLPPPPKRGMDRLRSTVTATARYDVLMNIASTSYHGATAQPTRLGRGGRSIRTSRGGRGGGRGGGRGNRGGRGLAPQGVGVLIDGQGNAFTNPPGNRRGPRMIQEAPTSVSSQPTQASINKP